From the genome of Actinacidiphila yeochonensis CN732, one region includes:
- a CDS encoding glycosyl hydrolase 115 family protein has product MHGGFPLAEAGKAVPIVVSGSDHAGVVRVVGDLRDDIERVTGVRPEVSQDRLPAGREITIVGTIGHSPLVDGLVAAGKLDVSGIAGKWETSLQTVVDKPLPGVDRAFVIAGSDQRGTVFGVYDVSQGIGVSPWYWWDDVRPIRRKALYVLPGRHSQGTPVVKYRGVFINDENPALGTWAPAYFGPGKAAAYPGGFNADFYAKVFELLLRLKANYLWPAVWGRAFAEDDPLNHATAKRYGIVMGTSHEAPMMRGIEEWNRHAVAATRDSAGNVVTPGHDPYGGTGEWSFRYNSAALEQYWRDGIQRMVDQDFEGVVTLGMRGNGDVSLPDGDGIDLMTEIIATQRRILAEVTGKDPDATPQVWTLYKEVQRYWDRGLRAPDDVTVVLVDDNWANLRKLPDVRTDPRAGSYGLYYHFDYVGVGRDYKWVDTTSLPNMWDQLNQTATYGGHGLWVTNVGDLKGNELPTQFFLEYAWAPDRWPLESLPEWEVRYARQNFGDEQATAIAAVLGRYAQLQSRRKPELLNRRITVDPAKDITRDPSAIVYDDQATPFSMTDYRELERVTEDWQDLASDAARITRQLPGADQDGWYELVAYEVQATANLYELRRAEFTNIRYAGQGRALTNDLAAAAEARLADDFELADRFDNQVAGGKWKGFQTQPHIDYGDVARYGSTAPWQEPELDNVAIADVLFPAVQRIELPDTAEMGVAIDGSDGWWPHEEGEAVLPVFSPYQSQPAQYIEVFSRGTRAFDYRVSTGVPWLTADRSRGHVVQEDRITLTVDWSRAPRGTTRLPITVSGPNGRTVVVQAVVENPALSRAALQGFVEANGYVSIEAAHHSRAVETRGVSWVRIPRIGRTGDGMEPFPVTAPRQTPGGAGPRLEYQVSLFTTGPVTVWAYLSPRNNALATDGLKYAVSFDGDAPQTVNITTATGSDDNAMNNQWARNTSDNVNRTSTVHTIARAGAHTLKFWMVDPTVVLQKLVIDTGDLRPSYLGPPESLRLG; this is encoded by the coding sequence GTGCACGGCGGCTTCCCGCTGGCCGAGGCCGGGAAGGCGGTGCCGATCGTGGTCAGCGGGAGCGACCATGCCGGTGTCGTCCGGGTCGTCGGCGACCTGCGGGACGACATCGAGCGGGTGACCGGCGTCCGCCCCGAGGTCTCCCAGGACAGGCTCCCCGCCGGGCGCGAGATCACCATCGTCGGCACCATCGGGCACAGCCCCCTGGTCGACGGGCTGGTCGCCGCGGGCAAGCTGGACGTCAGCGGGATCGCCGGGAAGTGGGAGACCTCGCTGCAGACGGTGGTGGACAAGCCCCTGCCCGGCGTCGACCGCGCCTTCGTGATCGCCGGCAGCGACCAGCGGGGCACCGTCTTCGGCGTCTACGACGTCTCCCAGGGCATCGGCGTCTCCCCCTGGTACTGGTGGGACGACGTGCGCCCGATCCGCCGCAAGGCGCTGTACGTGCTGCCCGGCCGGCACTCCCAGGGCACCCCGGTGGTCAAGTACCGCGGCGTCTTCATCAACGACGAGAACCCCGCGCTCGGCACCTGGGCCCCGGCCTACTTCGGCCCCGGCAAGGCCGCAGCCTACCCGGGGGGCTTCAACGCCGACTTCTACGCCAAGGTCTTCGAACTCCTGCTGCGCCTCAAGGCCAACTACCTGTGGCCGGCCGTGTGGGGCCGCGCCTTCGCCGAGGACGACCCGCTCAACCACGCCACCGCCAAGCGGTACGGCATCGTCATGGGCACCTCGCACGAGGCGCCGATGATGCGCGGCATCGAGGAGTGGAACCGGCACGCCGTCGCGGCCACCCGGGACAGCGCCGGCAACGTCGTCACCCCGGGCCACGACCCCTACGGCGGCACCGGCGAGTGGTCCTTCCGCTACAACTCCGCGGCGCTCGAACAGTACTGGCGCGACGGCATCCAGCGCATGGTCGACCAGGACTTCGAGGGCGTGGTCACCCTCGGCATGCGCGGCAACGGCGACGTCAGCCTGCCGGACGGCGACGGCATCGACCTGATGACCGAGATCATCGCCACCCAGCGCCGGATCCTCGCCGAGGTCACGGGCAAGGACCCCGACGCCACCCCGCAGGTGTGGACCCTCTACAAGGAGGTCCAGCGCTACTGGGACCGCGGCCTGCGCGCGCCCGACGACGTCACCGTGGTGCTGGTCGACGACAACTGGGCCAACCTCCGCAAGCTGCCGGACGTCCGCACCGACCCGCGCGCCGGCAGCTACGGCCTGTACTACCACTTCGACTACGTGGGCGTCGGCCGCGACTACAAGTGGGTGGACACCACCTCGCTGCCCAACATGTGGGACCAGCTCAACCAGACCGCCACCTACGGCGGCCACGGGCTGTGGGTCACCAACGTCGGCGACCTCAAGGGCAACGAGCTGCCGACCCAGTTCTTCCTGGAGTACGCCTGGGCCCCGGACCGCTGGCCGCTGGAGTCGCTCCCCGAGTGGGAGGTGCGGTACGCCCGGCAGAACTTCGGCGACGAGCAGGCCACCGCGATCGCCGCGGTGCTCGGCCGGTACGCCCAGCTCCAGTCGCGCCGCAAGCCCGAACTGCTCAACCGCCGGATCACCGTCGACCCCGCCAAGGACATCACCCGGGACCCCTCGGCGATCGTCTACGACGACCAGGCCACCCCCTTCAGCATGACCGACTACCGGGAACTGGAGCGGGTCACCGAGGACTGGCAGGACCTCGCCTCGGACGCCGCCCGGATCACCCGGCAGCTCCCGGGGGCCGACCAGGACGGCTGGTACGAGCTGGTCGCCTACGAGGTCCAGGCCACCGCCAACCTCTACGAGCTGCGCAGGGCGGAGTTCACCAACATCCGCTACGCCGGGCAGGGCCGGGCGCTCACCAACGACCTGGCCGCCGCCGCCGAGGCCCGGCTGGCCGACGACTTCGAGCTGGCCGACCGCTTCGACAACCAGGTCGCGGGCGGCAAGTGGAAGGGGTTCCAGACCCAGCCGCACATCGACTACGGCGACGTCGCCCGCTACGGGTCGACCGCTCCCTGGCAGGAGCCGGAGCTCGACAACGTGGCCATCGCCGACGTGCTCTTCCCCGCCGTCCAGCGGATCGAGCTGCCGGACACCGCCGAGATGGGCGTGGCGATCGACGGCTCCGACGGCTGGTGGCCGCACGAGGAGGGCGAGGCGGTGCTCCCCGTCTTCAGCCCGTACCAGAGCCAGCCGGCCCAGTACATCGAGGTGTTCAGCCGCGGCACCAGGGCGTTCGACTACCGCGTCAGCACCGGCGTGCCGTGGCTGACCGCCGACCGCAGCCGCGGCCACGTGGTCCAGGAGGACCGGATCACGCTGACGGTGGACTGGTCGCGGGCGCCCAGGGGTACCACCCGGCTGCCGATCACGGTCTCCGGGCCGAACGGCCGCACGGTCGTCGTCCAGGCCGTGGTCGAGAACCCGGCGCTCTCCCGCGCCGCCCTCCAGGGCTTCGTCGAGGCCAACGGCTACGTCTCCATCGAGGCCGCCCACCACTCGCGGGCGGTGGAGACCCGCGGCGTCTCCTGGGTGCGGATTCCCCGGATCGGCCGGACCGGTGACGGCATGGAGCCGTTCCCGGTCACCGCGCCGCGGCAGACCCCGGGCGGCGCCGGCCCGCGGCTGGAGTACCAGGTCAGCCTGTTCACCACCGGACCGGTCACGGTCTGGGCCTACCTGTCGCCGCGCAACAACGCCCTGGCGACGGACGGCCTGAAGTACGCCGTCTCCTTCGACGGTGACGCGCCCCAGACGGTGAACATCACCACGGCCACCGGTTCCGACGACAACGCGATGAACAACCAGTGGGCCCGCAACACCTCGGACAACGTCAACCGGACCAGCACCGTGCACACCATCGCCCGGGCCGGCGCGCACACGCTGAAGTTCTGGATGGTCGACCCGACGGTGGTGCTGCAGAAGCTGGTGATCGACACCGGCGACCTCAGGCCCAGCTACCTGGGCCCGCCGGAGAGCCTGCGCCTCGGCTGA
- a CDS encoding Gfo/Idh/MocA family protein — protein sequence MRKEFAKPIEGVDPLQGSSVTRCAVFGVGRRTLKDYVPALVASGRRVDLVAACDVEPAAEKRLVDELERLGSGARPLFFTDHVALLDSVCPDLAIVVTPHHTHDDIVKELFRRGVPVLKEKPFALSSARARELTEAVEEYDGHLRLCVQRRYHPLYLRARAALAEIGGLRHFDAVYQLSTDAYQAGWRASLDTSGGGAVIDMGYHIIDLLHWFFGMPSLVYASAAPKLVPTASYDIEETVLANLSYSDGVTGTLRLSLCEASKEELIRVYGTAGYIRLTRDSFERFDRSNNLVERVAADHSWNSAAGVLADTLDNLTDPEVTRREIADGVRVTATIDALYRSIAQQTSVKPLHGENSGECFGSGRRRGTAGTGSDDGVSVAEAAIGMV from the coding sequence ATGCGCAAGGAATTCGCGAAGCCGATCGAAGGGGTTGATCCCTTGCAAGGCTCGTCCGTGACGCGGTGCGCGGTTTTCGGTGTCGGCCGAAGGACGTTGAAGGACTACGTGCCCGCTCTCGTCGCCTCAGGGCGGCGCGTCGACCTGGTCGCCGCGTGCGATGTGGAACCGGCCGCGGAGAAAAGGCTCGTGGACGAGCTGGAACGGCTCGGAAGCGGCGCGCGGCCGCTTTTCTTCACCGACCACGTCGCGCTGCTGGATTCCGTGTGTCCGGACCTCGCCATCGTCGTGACGCCGCACCACACGCACGACGACATCGTCAAGGAGCTCTTCCGGCGCGGGGTTCCCGTCCTCAAGGAGAAGCCCTTCGCCCTCTCCTCGGCGCGGGCCCGCGAGCTCACCGAGGCCGTCGAGGAGTACGACGGGCACCTGCGCCTGTGCGTCCAGCGCCGTTACCACCCGCTCTACCTGCGGGCGCGGGCCGCGCTGGCGGAGATCGGCGGGCTCCGGCACTTCGACGCGGTCTACCAGCTCAGCACCGACGCCTACCAGGCCGGATGGCGGGCCAGCCTGGACACCTCGGGCGGCGGCGCGGTCATCGACATGGGCTACCACATCATCGACCTGCTCCACTGGTTCTTCGGCATGCCGTCCCTCGTCTACGCGAGCGCGGCTCCCAAACTGGTTCCCACAGCCTCCTACGACATCGAGGAGACCGTGCTGGCGAACCTGTCGTATTCCGACGGCGTCACCGGAACGCTCAGGCTGTCGCTCTGCGAGGCCAGCAAGGAAGAGCTGATCCGCGTTTACGGCACCGCCGGGTACATCAGGCTCACCCGCGACTCCTTCGAACGGTTCGACCGCTCGAACAACCTGGTCGAGCGGGTGGCGGCCGACCATTCCTGGAACTCCGCCGCCGGAGTCCTGGCGGACACGCTCGACAACCTCACCGACCCGGAGGTCACCCGCCGGGAGATCGCCGACGGTGTGCGGGTCACCGCCACCATCGACGCGCTCTACCGTTCCATCGCACAGCAGACGTCGGTAAAACCGCTGCACGGGGAGAATAGTGGTGAGTGTTTCGGATCTGGCCGTCGACGGGGGACAGCCGGTACTGGATCGGACGACGGCGTATCCGTGGCCGAAGCAGCGATCGGAATGGTCTGA
- a CDS encoding DegT/DnrJ/EryC1/StrS family aminotransferase yields MSVSDLAVDGGQPVLDRTTAYPWPKQRSEWSERVLRQLESGKLSVYDRSGVVAEFEDAWAAAHGTEFSLVTNSGTAALHSAFYGIGLGPGDEVLCPTYTFFATAASLFQLGALPVLADCRPDGSFDTGAAEQLVTDRTKAIVITHMWGLPCDMDEVVAFAERHGLDLVEDCSHAHGATYRGRPVGTFGAAGAWSLQTQKLIAAGEGGVLATRSREVYDRAQLLGHFNKRAMKEMDAAGPLYPYSVTGLGLKYRAHPLGVAFAVGQIAELDSWIKGKQGFAEEIARLFTRIAGITPLTLSTAERTSAHYALLFDVDPALVPGGRDWLVAACNAEGLDDVDIPKATSPLHTLHLFQNPISPVTTYDRTCVRTAFPIADRLAARTFKISVPCAPVGYEEEDAGYLAAVEAVARKLADHLSGAARPAPAPSTEAVGTEAAGTGASSAEGVR; encoded by the coding sequence GTGAGTGTTTCGGATCTGGCCGTCGACGGGGGACAGCCGGTACTGGATCGGACGACGGCGTATCCGTGGCCGAAGCAGCGATCGGAATGGTCTGAACGCGTCCTGCGCCAGCTGGAGAGCGGAAAGCTCTCCGTCTACGACCGGTCGGGTGTGGTCGCGGAGTTCGAGGACGCCTGGGCGGCGGCGCACGGAACCGAATTCAGCCTGGTCACCAATTCCGGTACCGCGGCGCTCCATTCCGCCTTCTACGGTATCGGCCTCGGACCCGGCGACGAGGTGCTGTGCCCGACCTACACCTTCTTCGCCACCGCGGCGTCGCTGTTCCAACTGGGGGCGCTGCCGGTGCTGGCCGACTGCCGGCCCGACGGCTCCTTCGACACCGGGGCGGCCGAGCAACTGGTCACCGACCGCACGAAGGCGATCGTCATCACGCACATGTGGGGCCTGCCCTGCGACATGGACGAGGTGGTGGCCTTCGCCGAGCGGCACGGCCTGGACCTGGTCGAGGACTGCTCGCACGCCCACGGCGCGACCTACCGCGGCCGTCCCGTCGGCACCTTCGGCGCGGCCGGCGCCTGGAGCCTGCAGACCCAGAAGCTGATCGCCGCGGGCGAGGGCGGCGTGCTGGCCACCCGCAGCCGCGAGGTCTACGACCGGGCCCAGCTCCTCGGCCACTTCAACAAGCGGGCCATGAAGGAGATGGACGCCGCGGGGCCGCTCTACCCGTACTCCGTCACCGGCCTCGGCCTGAAGTACCGCGCGCACCCGCTGGGCGTCGCCTTCGCCGTCGGCCAGATCGCCGAGCTGGACTCCTGGATCAAGGGCAAGCAGGGCTTCGCCGAGGAGATCGCGCGGCTGTTCACCCGGATCGCGGGGATCACGCCGCTGACGCTGTCCACGGCCGAGCGGACCTCGGCGCACTACGCCCTGCTCTTCGACGTCGACCCCGCGCTCGTCCCGGGCGGCAGGGACTGGCTGGTGGCGGCGTGCAACGCGGAGGGACTGGACGACGTCGACATCCCCAAGGCCACGTCCCCGCTGCACACCCTGCACCTGTTCCAGAACCCGATCTCGCCCGTGACCACGTACGACAGGACCTGCGTCCGGACCGCCTTCCCCATCGCCGACCGCCTCGCCGCCCGCACGTTCAAGATCTCGGTGCCCTGCGCGCCGGTGGGCTACGAGGAGGAGGACGCCGGGTACCTCGCGGCGGTGGAGGCCGTCGCCCGGAAGCTCGCCGACCACCTGTCGGGCGCCGCCCGGCCGGCACCGGCCCCTTCCACCGAGGCGGTCGGCACCGAGGCGGCCGGCACCGGGGCGTCCTCCGCCGAGGGGGTCCGGTGA
- a CDS encoding thymidine phosphorylase codes for MSHGLREVKDPGASARVIEATNRKRAGAALDAEEIAGVVTDFVADRIPDYQMAAWLATVACQGLSTAELAALTRAYTLGGGRLDLSGVDGAVVDKHSTGGVGDTTTLIVVPVVAACGTPVAKMTGRSLGFTGGTLDKLESIPGLRTTVPLDAIVPTLSSVGMVITGQSTDLTPGDGATYALRDVTGTVESIPLIAASIISKKFAVHADGLVLDVKTGAGALIQERDRAVRLTETMLDLARAFGLSARAVLSDMSQPLGPSVGNALEIRQALAVLRGERTPGLWDLCATICRLMLRSVDPRLTDEQAAARIDRVLDDGSAYEMFLRWAVAQGADGAALEAERLPAATRRQFVRAAESGWITRIEPRAVGNATLLVGAGRLAYDAPLDHGAGVLLRHRVGDRVAKGDVIAELHYDRGDADTARSLVESAVHLGDEAVTAPSAVQQIFEP; via the coding sequence GTGAGCCACGGCCTGAGGGAGGTCAAGGACCCGGGCGCCTCGGCACGGGTCATCGAGGCGACCAACCGCAAGCGCGCGGGCGCGGCCCTCGACGCCGAGGAGATCGCGGGCGTGGTCACGGACTTCGTCGCCGACCGCATCCCGGACTACCAGATGGCCGCCTGGCTGGCGACGGTCGCCTGCCAGGGCCTGTCCACGGCGGAACTCGCCGCCCTGACCCGCGCCTACACCCTCGGCGGCGGGCGGCTGGACCTGAGCGGGGTGGACGGCGCGGTCGTCGACAAGCACAGCACCGGCGGCGTGGGGGACACCACCACCCTGATCGTCGTGCCGGTCGTCGCCGCGTGCGGCACCCCGGTGGCGAAGATGACGGGACGCTCCCTCGGCTTCACCGGCGGCACCCTCGACAAGCTCGAGTCGATCCCGGGCCTGCGGACCACCGTCCCGCTCGACGCGATCGTGCCGACGCTCAGCTCCGTCGGCATGGTCATCACCGGCCAGAGCACCGACCTGACCCCCGGGGACGGCGCCACCTACGCGCTGCGCGACGTCACCGGCACCGTGGAGAGCATCCCGCTGATCGCCGCCAGCATCATCAGCAAGAAGTTCGCCGTGCACGCCGACGGGCTCGTCCTCGACGTCAAGACCGGTGCCGGGGCGCTGATCCAGGAACGCGACCGCGCGGTGCGGCTCACCGAGACGATGCTCGACCTGGCCCGGGCCTTCGGCCTGAGCGCACGGGCCGTGCTCAGCGACATGAGCCAGCCGCTCGGCCCCTCGGTGGGCAACGCCCTGGAGATCCGGCAGGCCCTGGCCGTGCTGCGCGGGGAGCGGACACCCGGGCTGTGGGACCTGTGCGCGACGATCTGCCGGCTGATGCTGCGGAGCGTCGACCCCCGGCTCACCGACGAGCAGGCCGCGGCCAGGATCGACCGGGTCCTCGACGACGGCTCCGCCTACGAGATGTTCCTCCGGTGGGCGGTCGCGCAGGGGGCCGACGGCGCCGCCCTGGAAGCCGAGCGCCTCCCCGCCGCCACGCGGCGGCAGTTCGTCCGGGCGGCCGAGTCCGGCTGGATCACCCGGATCGAACCGCGGGCCGTCGGCAACGCCACCCTGCTGGTCGGGGCCGGACGCCTGGCCTACGACGCGCCGCTGGACCACGGCGCCGGCGTCCTGCTGCGGCACCGGGTCGGCGACCGCGTCGCCAAGGGCGACGTCATCGCCGAACTGCACTACGACCGGGGGGACGCGGACACCGCGAGGTCGCTCGTGGAGTCGGCCGTCCACCTCGGGGACGAAGCGGTCACCGCGCCGTCCGCTGTCCAGCAGATCTTCGAACCCTGA
- a CDS encoding Gfo/Idh/MocA family protein, whose amino-acid sequence MSVTASEGAESPARTGIAIVGCGFVAGLYLTTLDNHPDLELIGVYDILTERAEAAGARHGVVVYEKLSDLVADDRVDVVVNLTNPESHAEVTLAALDAGRHVYTEKPMATTVEDGRRITEEAERRGLVVACAPANFLGEAFQTLWREVRAGSIGTPRLVYAQLDDGIIHLMGCETWRNHLGVAWPYREEFAVGCTIEHAGYHLVPLTAMFGAVRKVVSDQATLMPDKFPPGESGPVGPDFMTASLTFEDGVVARLTCSIVAPHDRSLTVIGDAGVLRLTNCWDFGSPVTLRTVKAGDAAYLVDDHEVPPVRPYVRTDGTEADHDMDFARGIAEMAAAVQEGRTSRLSTRHALHVLEVTLALAESAGTTGITSEFDRPEPLSWAN is encoded by the coding sequence ATGTCTGTAACCGCCAGTGAAGGCGCCGAGAGCCCGGCGCGCACGGGGATCGCCATCGTCGGATGCGGCTTCGTCGCCGGCCTCTACCTCACCACACTGGACAACCACCCGGACCTCGAACTGATCGGGGTGTACGACATCCTGACCGAGCGCGCCGAGGCGGCCGGCGCGCGGCACGGGGTCGTCGTCTACGAGAAGCTGTCCGACCTCGTGGCCGACGACCGCGTGGACGTCGTCGTCAACCTGACGAACCCGGAGAGCCACGCCGAGGTGACACTGGCCGCCCTGGACGCGGGCCGGCACGTGTACACGGAGAAGCCGATGGCCACCACCGTCGAGGACGGCCGGCGGATCACGGAGGAGGCCGAGCGCCGGGGGCTGGTGGTGGCGTGCGCCCCCGCGAACTTCCTCGGCGAGGCGTTCCAGACGCTGTGGCGCGAGGTCAGAGCCGGGTCGATCGGCACGCCCCGCCTCGTCTACGCCCAGCTCGACGACGGCATCATCCACCTGATGGGCTGCGAGACCTGGCGCAACCACCTGGGCGTCGCCTGGCCGTACCGGGAGGAGTTCGCCGTCGGGTGCACGATCGAGCACGCGGGCTACCACCTGGTGCCCCTGACCGCCATGTTCGGGGCGGTGCGCAAGGTCGTCTCGGACCAGGCCACCCTCATGCCGGACAAGTTCCCCCCGGGGGAGTCCGGCCCGGTCGGCCCCGACTTCATGACCGCCTCGCTGACCTTCGAGGACGGCGTCGTGGCCCGGCTGACGTGCAGTATCGTCGCGCCGCACGACCGGTCGCTGACCGTGATCGGCGACGCCGGGGTGCTCCGCCTCACCAACTGCTGGGACTTCGGCTCCCCCGTCACCCTGCGGACGGTCAAGGCCGGCGACGCGGCGTACCTCGTCGACGACCACGAGGTGCCGCCCGTGCGGCCGTACGTCCGCACGGACGGTACGGAGGCCGACCACGACATGGACTTCGCGCGCGGCATCGCCGAGATGGCCGCCGCCGTCCAGGAGGGGCGGACGTCGCGGCTGTCCACCCGCCACGCCCTGCACGTCCTCGAAGTCACCCTCGCCCTGGCCGAGTCGGCCGGGACCACCGGGATCACCTCGGAGTTCGACCGGCCGGAGCCGCTTTCGTGGGCGAACTGA
- a CDS encoding ATP-binding cassette domain-containing protein, with amino-acid sequence MGELSPPPPTPGPGRAATGRARPRMRPIAGLLPLAGAGPVAATVACDVLLGVLPVVFVVSGSVMVGRIPAAVAAGTGSARWTAVLAAFAVAAAAFTGQQLVAPFQAALGELVARRVDGRLFDRLIAAALRGPGIGPLEDQRLLEHLGEARRELEFGADSPGKACAGLLHLTARGMQLAGCVAVIGYCYSWPAGIAVLVAVLALRHGLRTGLRKHMDNWVALAGHRREERYLRDLATRAAAGKEIRIFGLAPWLRERHRTAALAWMVPAAAERRRLLLWPYLRYTAFGLLVTAAVLAAVAAAGAGGTSLTDLALATQAVLIAVRLGEFYPESDMQTLLGMNAHRALTAFERGVGHHAVREPARSGGTQAARPPVPAPAGEIRFTGVSFGYPGREPVFDRLDLRIAAGKCTAIVGVNGAGKTTLVKLLTRLYEPDEGLITVDGSPLRSFPVDAWRARVAVVFQDFNRYEASAFDNVRYGAAHRADTAAVREDVRAAARDAGAAAALAPLPDGFDTPLAKHLAGGTDLSGGQWQRVALARALFRLRRGGGVLVLDEPTASLDVRAEARFFEEFVREGATTVLISHRFSTVRHADHIVVLAGGRVSEQGCHDELLRAKGEYARLFRLQADRFAADSPAPEGPGVPV; translated from the coding sequence GTGGGCGAACTGAGCCCCCCGCCGCCGACGCCCGGACCCGGCCGGGCCGCGACCGGCCGGGCGCGGCCCAGGATGCGGCCGATCGCGGGGCTGCTGCCGCTGGCCGGCGCCGGCCCGGTCGCGGCGACGGTCGCGTGCGACGTGCTGCTCGGGGTACTGCCGGTGGTCTTCGTGGTCAGCGGCAGCGTCATGGTGGGCCGGATTCCCGCCGCCGTGGCCGCCGGCACCGGCTCCGCGCGGTGGACGGCGGTGCTGGCGGCGTTCGCCGTGGCGGCCGCCGCGTTCACCGGGCAGCAGCTGGTGGCGCCGTTCCAGGCGGCGCTCGGCGAACTGGTCGCCCGACGCGTCGACGGCAGGCTCTTCGACCGCCTCATCGCCGCGGCCCTGCGCGGTCCGGGCATCGGCCCGCTGGAGGACCAGCGGCTGCTCGAGCACCTCGGAGAGGCCCGCCGCGAGTTGGAGTTCGGCGCCGACAGCCCCGGCAAGGCGTGCGCCGGCCTGCTGCACCTGACCGCCCGCGGGATGCAACTGGCCGGCTGCGTCGCCGTCATCGGGTACTGCTACTCCTGGCCGGCCGGGATCGCCGTCCTGGTGGCGGTCCTGGCGCTGCGGCACGGGCTGCGCACCGGCCTGCGCAAGCACATGGACAACTGGGTGGCCCTGGCCGGGCACCGGCGCGAGGAGCGCTACCTGCGGGACCTGGCCACGCGCGCGGCGGCGGGCAAGGAGATCCGGATCTTCGGCCTGGCCCCCTGGCTGCGGGAACGCCACCGCACCGCCGCCCTCGCGTGGATGGTCCCCGCGGCGGCCGAGCGCCGCCGGCTGCTGCTGTGGCCCTACCTGCGCTACACGGCCTTCGGCCTGCTGGTCACGGCGGCGGTGCTGGCCGCGGTGGCCGCGGCAGGCGCGGGCGGCACCTCGCTGACCGACCTGGCACTGGCCACCCAGGCCGTGCTGATCGCCGTCCGGCTCGGCGAGTTCTACCCCGAGTCCGACATGCAGACGCTGCTGGGCATGAACGCCCACCGCGCGCTGACGGCGTTCGAGCGCGGCGTGGGACACCACGCAGTCCGCGAACCGGCCCGGTCCGGCGGGACGCAGGCGGCGCGGCCGCCCGTCCCCGCGCCGGCCGGCGAGATCAGGTTCACCGGGGTGTCCTTCGGCTACCCCGGCCGGGAGCCGGTCTTCGACCGCCTCGACCTGCGGATCGCCGCCGGGAAGTGCACCGCGATCGTGGGGGTCAACGGCGCCGGGAAGACCACCCTGGTCAAGCTGCTCACCCGGCTGTACGAACCCGACGAGGGCCTGATCACCGTGGACGGCAGCCCGCTGCGCTCCTTCCCGGTGGACGCCTGGCGGGCCCGGGTCGCCGTCGTCTTCCAGGACTTCAACCGGTACGAGGCCAGCGCCTTCGACAACGTTCGCTACGGCGCCGCCCACCGCGCGGACACCGCCGCCGTCCGGGAGGACGTCCGCGCGGCGGCACGGGACGCGGGGGCCGCCGCCGCACTCGCCCCGCTGCCCGACGGCTTCGACACCCCGCTGGCGAAGCACCTGGCCGGCGGCACCGACCTGTCCGGCGGGCAGTGGCAGCGTGTCGCGCTCGCCCGCGCCCTGTTCCGGCTCCGGCGCGGCGGCGGGGTGCTGGTGCTCGACGAACCGACCGCCAGCCTCGACGTGCGCGCCGAGGCCCGCTTCTTCGAGGAGTTCGTCCGCGAGGGGGCGACCACCGTGCTGATCTCGCACCGCTTCTCCACGGTGCGGCACGCCGACCACATCGTCGTCCTCGCGGGCGGGCGGGTGAGCGAGCAGGGCTGCCACGACGAACTGCTGCGCGCGAAGGGCGAGTACGCGCGGCTGTTCCGGCTCCAGGCGGACCGCTTCGCCGCAGACAGCCCCGCGCCGGAGGGACCGGGGGTGCCCGTGTGA